A portion of the Anthonomus grandis grandis chromosome 19, icAntGran1.3, whole genome shotgun sequence genome contains these proteins:
- the LOC126747471 gene encoding uncharacterized protein LOC126747471 isoform X1: MMCCLSKGENGISIDFDGGNVTYIPINVPSDLSPLQRKFSKEDWVLLDAMGTAPTPHTSGKFLTMHKRRRKKLTTRALSQDHAILDDIHHGLVQMILDRSSSWAFNAFTLETVAGGRSLPVLCVHLFHWYGLLDHFHLDVVRVWKLFTLIEEGYHSTNPYHNSIHATDVTQAMHCFLQEEQIRRHLTPLEIMASLIGAVAHDLDHPGVNQHFLITTSNHLAILYQNMSVLENHHWRSAVGCLLESGVAEQLLPHRSDLEQQIRDLILATDINRQQEFLTKFRRHIDEGTLDLRLPENRSFILQIALKCADISNPTRPWDISHKWSLKVCDEFFRQGEFERQLGLPVTSICDQQSTSVAKIQVGFFRFVVTPLFSEWHRFMHSDLSTHMIETLETNRKRWEDQERTEQAEETQTELSDAEPEISEDEEPTKRSSEASTSIHDFIPPPPAKETRRQSLAVPTLESLGVRRHSVPVHMEIPTVAAKGSSSPQRHQQPPLPRTIFRRESLPASTTIRVSQGRSPVSPQTESRASSGLREEDELLHYGSQSSVISSSGSPYHSSEENPDRPLSAENLLPEPSIASMTSNSAIRHLTAVLQSAADRATQATAGATAKCLTRQQTFPPPQPYMRVRYMSATAEMTTCPEGDSRSNSSYSSHENVSRGDTVQLLQQQQPASYTIPAIAVLSPNNSRPPDLLLPGETKTLGSNNNKRETEAASCAEKEKEKRVKLSESSGPFCEKENLDPRQIQGTGMSRRGSAPVFLALSKPDENSSSAGGGLTTADVHQALRRGSVPIEIARHFRSFDEDNGKEPTSGHIINITPVETNRTFWLYQRRGSAPVDLPPSGATRYEFVRHTSLNGKACRGRGKKQLRRRSSGGPETVSGGGAGAEPSGGGSDVLARFCAQLHRRVTPSESTDALLARRRGSLPLEVLTVGHSVF, from the exons TCCCATCAGATCTGTCGCCCCTGCAGCGCAAGTTCTCGAAAGAGGACTGGGTACTGCTGGACGCGATGGGTACCGCGCCGACGCCGCACACCTCCGGCAAATTTCTGACGATGCACAAGCGCCGACGCAAGAAATTGACCACGCGCGCCCTCTCCCAGGACCACGCCATACTTGATGACATTCATCACGGACTGGTCCAG ATGATTCTGGACCGTAGCAGCTCGTGGGCATTTAACGCTTTCACCCTGGAAACCGTCGCCGGTGGCCGATCACTGCCTGTACTCTGCGTACACCTCTTTCACTGGTACGGTTTACTGGATCACTTCCACTTGGATGTGGTGCGCGTCTGGAAATTATTCA CTCTTATAGAGGAAGGCTACCACAGCACCAACCCTTATCACAACTCGATTCATGCGACTGACGTAACTCAAGCAATGCACTGTTTTCTACAGGAGGAGCAG ATCCGGCGTCACTTGACTCCGCTCGAAATAATGGCGTCACTCATCGGTGCGGTCGCCCACGATCTGGACCATCCTGGCGTGAATCAACATTTTCTCATCACCACCTCGAATCATTTAGCTATTTTGTATCAA AATATGTCTGTATTAGAGAATCACCACTGGAGGTCTGCGGTAGGGTGCCTCCTGGAAAGTGGTGTAGCTGAACAACTTCTGCCTCACAGGAGTGACCTCGAACAACAAATCAGAGATCTCATATTAGCCACTGATATTAATAGACAGCAGGAGTTTTTGACTAAATTCAGA AGGCACATTGACGAAGGCACCTTGGACCTGCGGCTCCCGGAGAACCGCTCCTTCATCCTTCAGATAGCGCTCAAGTGTGCCGACATATCGAACCCGACTCGTCCGTGGGACATATCGCACAAATGGTCTCTCAAAGTGTGCGACGAGTTCTTCAGGCAAGGGGAGTTCGAGAGGCAATTGGGTCTCCCGGTGACCTCCATATGCGATCAGCAGTCCACCTCCGTGGCTAAGATTCAAGTGGGGTTCTTTCGGTTCGTGGTGACCCCTCTGTTCTCAGAGTGGCATCGGTTCATGCATAGCGACCTCTCAACGCATATGATCGAAACCCTCGAAACGAACAGGAAGAGGTGGGAGGACCAGGAGCGCACCGAGCAAGCGGAGGAGACTCAGACCGAATTAAGCGATGCTGAACCGGAGATTAGTGAGGACGAGGAGCCAACGAAGAGATCCTCAGAAGCCAGCACCAGTATACACGATTTTATTCCACCACCTCCTGCAAA GGAAACACGAAGACAATCACTTGCCGTGCCAACCCTGGAATCTCTTGGAGTCCGGCGGCATTCAGTGCCGGTCCACATGGAGATACCCACTGTAGCTGCCAAAGGTTCTTCTTCTCCACAACGACACCAA CAACCACCGCTCCCAAGAACGATCTTCAGGAGAGAGAGTCTACCAGCCAGCACGACGATACGAGTCTCGCAAGGTAGATCCCCAGTATCTCCTCAAACCGAGTCCAGAGCCTCTTCGGGGCTGAGGGAAGAAGACGAGCTGCTGCATTACGGTTCGCAATCGTCGGTCATCAGTAGCAGCGGAAGCCCCTATCATTCTTCTG AAGAGAATCCAGATCGTCCCCTGAGCGCCGAAAACCTCTTGCCAGAGCCCTCGATAGCCTCGATGACGAGCAACTCCGCGATCCGCCACTTGACGGCGGTTCTACAAAGTGCGGCCGATCGTGCGACCCAAGCAACTGCCGGAGCCACTGCCAAATGCCTCACGAGGCAACAAACCTTCCCACCACCGCAGCCTTACATGAGGGTGAGGTACATGAGTGCGACCGCGGAAATGACCACTTGCCCCGAAG GTGACAGCAGGAGCAACTCGTCCTACAGCTCGCACGAGAACGTATCGCGCGGGGACACCGTTCAGCTGTTGCAGCAACAGCAGCCGGCCAGCTACACGATACCGGCCATAGCGGTGCTGAGTCCCAACAACAGTAGACCCCCGGATCTACTGTTGCCCGGCGAAACGAAGACTTTGGGTAGCAATAACAATAAACGTGAAACCGAGGCGGCCTCTTGTGCCGAAAAAGAGAAGGAGAAGAGGGTCAAGTTGTCGGAGAGTAGCGGTCCGTTCTGCGAAAAGGAGAACCTGGACCCCAGGCAGATCCAGGGAACG GGAATGTCGAGGAGAGGCTCAGCGCCGGTCTTTTTAGCCCTGTCCAAGCCCGACGAGAACAGTTCCTCCGCAGGCGGAGGGCTCACCACGGCGGACGTACACCAGGCTCTAAGAAGAGGTTCGGTGCCCATCGAGATAGCTCGGCATTTCA GGAGTTTCGACGAGGATAACGGCAAGGAACCGACCTCGGGTCACATAATCAACATCACCCCAGTGGAGACGAATCGTACCTTCTGGCTCTACCAGAGACGAGGCTCGGCCCCCGTGGACTTGCCACCAAGCGGCGCCACTCGGTACGAGTTCGTACGACACACCAGCCTTAACGGAAAG GCATGCCGTGGCCGCGGCAAAAAACAACTGCGCAGGCGCAGTAGCGGCGGCCCGGAAACGGTGAGCGGAGGAGGAGCAGGCGCGGAACCGTCCGGCGGCGGGTCGGACGTGTTGGCGCGTTTCTGCGCCCAACTTCACCGTCGGGTCACGCCCAGCGAGAGTACCGATGCGCTGCTGGCACGGCGCAGAGGCTCGTTGCCGCTAGAGGTCCTTACGGTCGGTCATTCTG TATTTTGA
- the LOC126747471 gene encoding cAMP-specific 3',5'-cyclic phosphodiesterase 4A-like isoform X2, with product MGTAPTPHTSGKFLTMHKRRRKKLTTRALSQDHAILDDIHHGLVQMILDRSSSWAFNAFTLETVAGGRSLPVLCVHLFHWYGLLDHFHLDVVRVWKLFTLIEEGYHSTNPYHNSIHATDVTQAMHCFLQEEQIRRHLTPLEIMASLIGAVAHDLDHPGVNQHFLITTSNHLAILYQNMSVLENHHWRSAVGCLLESGVAEQLLPHRSDLEQQIRDLILATDINRQQEFLTKFRRHIDEGTLDLRLPENRSFILQIALKCADISNPTRPWDISHKWSLKVCDEFFRQGEFERQLGLPVTSICDQQSTSVAKIQVGFFRFVVTPLFSEWHRFMHSDLSTHMIETLETNRKRWEDQERTEQAEETQTELSDAEPEISEDEEPTKRSSEASTSIHDFIPPPPAKETRRQSLAVPTLESLGVRRHSVPVHMEIPTVAAKGSSSPQRHQQPPLPRTIFRRESLPASTTIRVSQGRSPVSPQTESRASSGLREEDELLHYGSQSSVISSSGSPYHSSEENPDRPLSAENLLPEPSIASMTSNSAIRHLTAVLQSAADRATQATAGATAKCLTRQQTFPPPQPYMRVRYMSATAEMTTCPEGDSRSNSSYSSHENVSRGDTVQLLQQQQPASYTIPAIAVLSPNNSRPPDLLLPGETKTLGSNNNKRETEAASCAEKEKEKRVKLSESSGPFCEKENLDPRQIQGTGMSRRGSAPVFLALSKPDENSSSAGGGLTTADVHQALRRGSVPIEIARHFRSFDEDNGKEPTSGHIINITPVETNRTFWLYQRRGSAPVDLPPSGATRYEFVRHTSLNGKACRGRGKKQLRRRSSGGPETVSGGGAGAEPSGGGSDVLARFCAQLHRRVTPSESTDALLARRRGSLPLEVLTVGHSVF from the exons ATGGGTACCGCGCCGACGCCGCACACCTCCGGCAAATTTCTGACGATGCACAAGCGCCGACGCAAGAAATTGACCACGCGCGCCCTCTCCCAGGACCACGCCATACTTGATGACATTCATCACGGACTGGTCCAG ATGATTCTGGACCGTAGCAGCTCGTGGGCATTTAACGCTTTCACCCTGGAAACCGTCGCCGGTGGCCGATCACTGCCTGTACTCTGCGTACACCTCTTTCACTGGTACGGTTTACTGGATCACTTCCACTTGGATGTGGTGCGCGTCTGGAAATTATTCA CTCTTATAGAGGAAGGCTACCACAGCACCAACCCTTATCACAACTCGATTCATGCGACTGACGTAACTCAAGCAATGCACTGTTTTCTACAGGAGGAGCAG ATCCGGCGTCACTTGACTCCGCTCGAAATAATGGCGTCACTCATCGGTGCGGTCGCCCACGATCTGGACCATCCTGGCGTGAATCAACATTTTCTCATCACCACCTCGAATCATTTAGCTATTTTGTATCAA AATATGTCTGTATTAGAGAATCACCACTGGAGGTCTGCGGTAGGGTGCCTCCTGGAAAGTGGTGTAGCTGAACAACTTCTGCCTCACAGGAGTGACCTCGAACAACAAATCAGAGATCTCATATTAGCCACTGATATTAATAGACAGCAGGAGTTTTTGACTAAATTCAGA AGGCACATTGACGAAGGCACCTTGGACCTGCGGCTCCCGGAGAACCGCTCCTTCATCCTTCAGATAGCGCTCAAGTGTGCCGACATATCGAACCCGACTCGTCCGTGGGACATATCGCACAAATGGTCTCTCAAAGTGTGCGACGAGTTCTTCAGGCAAGGGGAGTTCGAGAGGCAATTGGGTCTCCCGGTGACCTCCATATGCGATCAGCAGTCCACCTCCGTGGCTAAGATTCAAGTGGGGTTCTTTCGGTTCGTGGTGACCCCTCTGTTCTCAGAGTGGCATCGGTTCATGCATAGCGACCTCTCAACGCATATGATCGAAACCCTCGAAACGAACAGGAAGAGGTGGGAGGACCAGGAGCGCACCGAGCAAGCGGAGGAGACTCAGACCGAATTAAGCGATGCTGAACCGGAGATTAGTGAGGACGAGGAGCCAACGAAGAGATCCTCAGAAGCCAGCACCAGTATACACGATTTTATTCCACCACCTCCTGCAAA GGAAACACGAAGACAATCACTTGCCGTGCCAACCCTGGAATCTCTTGGAGTCCGGCGGCATTCAGTGCCGGTCCACATGGAGATACCCACTGTAGCTGCCAAAGGTTCTTCTTCTCCACAACGACACCAA CAACCACCGCTCCCAAGAACGATCTTCAGGAGAGAGAGTCTACCAGCCAGCACGACGATACGAGTCTCGCAAGGTAGATCCCCAGTATCTCCTCAAACCGAGTCCAGAGCCTCTTCGGGGCTGAGGGAAGAAGACGAGCTGCTGCATTACGGTTCGCAATCGTCGGTCATCAGTAGCAGCGGAAGCCCCTATCATTCTTCTG AAGAGAATCCAGATCGTCCCCTGAGCGCCGAAAACCTCTTGCCAGAGCCCTCGATAGCCTCGATGACGAGCAACTCCGCGATCCGCCACTTGACGGCGGTTCTACAAAGTGCGGCCGATCGTGCGACCCAAGCAACTGCCGGAGCCACTGCCAAATGCCTCACGAGGCAACAAACCTTCCCACCACCGCAGCCTTACATGAGGGTGAGGTACATGAGTGCGACCGCGGAAATGACCACTTGCCCCGAAG GTGACAGCAGGAGCAACTCGTCCTACAGCTCGCACGAGAACGTATCGCGCGGGGACACCGTTCAGCTGTTGCAGCAACAGCAGCCGGCCAGCTACACGATACCGGCCATAGCGGTGCTGAGTCCCAACAACAGTAGACCCCCGGATCTACTGTTGCCCGGCGAAACGAAGACTTTGGGTAGCAATAACAATAAACGTGAAACCGAGGCGGCCTCTTGTGCCGAAAAAGAGAAGGAGAAGAGGGTCAAGTTGTCGGAGAGTAGCGGTCCGTTCTGCGAAAAGGAGAACCTGGACCCCAGGCAGATCCAGGGAACG GGAATGTCGAGGAGAGGCTCAGCGCCGGTCTTTTTAGCCCTGTCCAAGCCCGACGAGAACAGTTCCTCCGCAGGCGGAGGGCTCACCACGGCGGACGTACACCAGGCTCTAAGAAGAGGTTCGGTGCCCATCGAGATAGCTCGGCATTTCA GGAGTTTCGACGAGGATAACGGCAAGGAACCGACCTCGGGTCACATAATCAACATCACCCCAGTGGAGACGAATCGTACCTTCTGGCTCTACCAGAGACGAGGCTCGGCCCCCGTGGACTTGCCACCAAGCGGCGCCACTCGGTACGAGTTCGTACGACACACCAGCCTTAACGGAAAG GCATGCCGTGGCCGCGGCAAAAAACAACTGCGCAGGCGCAGTAGCGGCGGCCCGGAAACGGTGAGCGGAGGAGGAGCAGGCGCGGAACCGTCCGGCGGCGGGTCGGACGTGTTGGCGCGTTTCTGCGCCCAACTTCACCGTCGGGTCACGCCCAGCGAGAGTACCGATGCGCTGCTGGCACGGCGCAGAGGCTCGTTGCCGCTAGAGGTCCTTACGGTCGGTCATTCTG TATTTTGA